Within the Setaria viridis chromosome 3, Setaria_viridis_v4.0, whole genome shotgun sequence genome, the region CGGACGCCGACCCCTTCTTCCGGAACACGCGGCACAGCACCCAGCCCTCGGCCGGCCGCGACACgtcggcgttggcggcggcggcatcgccaCCATCtggctggacggcggcgcggcggcacggcgcgaGCCCGGCGCCCGCGAGGCGGTACTCGTGCATCACCCAGTCCGTCTTACTCCCCGTCGGGGGCTTCCCCCGGTAGAACACCAGCGACCGCTTCATGCCAACCAGCACCGCCTGCGCCTGGCCCTGCCCGCCCttggacgccggcgccggcaccgccacGGCGACGGGTTTCTCCTTGCCAGTGGCCTTCCAGTAACCGGCCCCCGTGGCGCGGTTCGCGCGCCGCCCCTTCACGTACTTGGCCTCCTTGCACGTGAAGAAGTAGCGCTCCTGCTCGCTCCAACCTGCCACCCAATCACCGTTATTAGCGCCAatccgagatccggcagcgagtCGAGTCAAGCCAAGCGGCATGAGGGGACTCAGCTCTCACCTGGGGGCAGCAGGTCGGAGGGGTCGTGCGCCAGGATGCGGACGTCGGGGATGTCCACGGCGGCCGGGAGCGGGGAGGACAGCGCGCGCCGCCGGAGGTAGTGAACAACCAGCTCCTCGTCCGTCGGCCGGAACCGGAACCCCGGCGGCAGCCGTGGCTTCGTCACAGTCTCCTTCGCCACCTCCATCTTTGGATGTCCAGCACAGACCGCCTGGGTCAAATCAAATCACGAACTAATCTATTTCGTATCGTTGATCCTTGACGGCGAcaaccgccgccaccgccgccgcggcgcgcgcagACGCACACGCACACAAAAGGCGCAATCTTTGCAGCTCGAGTTGGTGGAGTGGCTAATCGAGGAGGAGGCAAGATTTCATTGCCGTGCGGCGCGGGGGAAGAGGTGGGGGGAGGGATGAGGGAGACGACGGGCTTGGATTTATAGTTGGGGAGGAGACGAGTGTGGTGTGGAGTGTGGAATTGGGGGGCAGTGGCGTGAGGGAGACTCAACCGGATGGAGTGGATGGATCCCCGGCCGGCATGGTCTCTCCGGCGCGCCGGTTGGTTTTGGTGGCTTGCACGCTTTCTTCTTGCTCGGTCGCTCTCCTTTTTTCCCCTTCCGGGAAGGTACACTGCTGGTACAGGCCTTTCTTGTGTAGCCGTGCCGGCTCTGCGTCTCTCTGCTGCTGCGGAGGCAGGCGAGACGATGCAAAGGGCGCAGGGCTACAGGTAGGCCTGCCTGCAAAGCCTGGGTGCTACGGTGCAGGCCTACGATGATTCCTGTGTGTGTGGCAGGCAAAGCAGGCTTGGGCTCATATCTTGGGCTTTGAAATGAAACGGTGTTTGACCTGAATTCCAGCTTCCGTTTCCTTAGAACGGGGCCGTAATTTGGAAACGCCACCAGGATGGAAGTTGGTCTACGGAATGGTACTAATGAAATTCAGAGCTCACTCTTGGGCATATACGGATTCTGGATTCAGCAGTACAGTAACTGCTGCCGCAGGGAAGCATCCGTTGTTGTGTGCAATGCTGCAACTAGCATCAGTGGAGCTATTCAGTAAAACTTTTGGAATGCGATGGAGAAACTGGGTCACTTCTTTGCTGCCTGGCAGCCTCCTCTTCAGTTATGCTAAATGGAGAAAGAGGTGAGTGGTTAAAACATAGACAAGGTGCCCTCTCCAAACTTATAGTATGTTTGGAACTAAAAGTGCAGCCAACAATTTGAGCACACAATCCATCGAAACCACCTCCATGATAGTCCTAAGAAGGCGGTGCTTCAGAAAATTATACAAATGGTTGTCCTATTAAGTTAGCCTCCTTTTATTTTGACGGGAAGCTAAAAAAGAATATAGAGGATGAAATAACATCGGCGGCTACTGTACCATGCAAGTTAATTTTTGTTGGAGCTAATCTACGCAAGAAGCAAGAGACCATAGTCAAGCCAACTATTCAGATTGGTTGCATGTCTCTACATGTTGGTTTGAGTTGAGAGTATTAGCATAAGTATATTGTTATTTTGTTACGTGTAGCTGCTTGGTATGTTGAGTAGCCTGGTATGTTGATAGCCGAGTCCAAATTAATGTAGGCTAATTTGGGCCAGCTTGGTTAGCCTAGTTGAGTCCGGTTAAGTTTGCCTTCGTTTTGGTCGAGTTAGATTGGAGTTGGTAGGCATGCGTGCTTTTTATGCCTAGGGCCGGCACGCCCTTGGGggtgatttatttttttgacGTGAGTTTTTGTGAGGGGCCTCCTCCACAGAACCCTAGATGGCGATCCCATCTAATACCCTAAATTAATTCTTGTTGCTACCGTACCGATTCATAGAGATCGTGTTCGTGCATGATCAGAAATCCATTTTCTGGGTATGCATCAAATTCCGCTGGAATTTCCCTTCTCTGATCGTGGCTGCTTGGCACACTGGTGGAGGAGCTTAttcaaggttttttttttctattggcCAATTATTCTTATTCCAGAAGCCTCGTTACTTGATGCTTGCTGCACTCACTACCACTATCGTGAGATATATCTTCAAGTCATGTTACTACAGTTTATCTAGATAATTTGCTAGAGGCTCCTGTTGCTTAATTGAGATAATTTTCAATTGGTACCATGAAAGTGAAGGACGAAATTAGGGCATCAACGTCTGGTGcgcatcaagtggtatcagtttTCGAGTTGCTCACGGTACATCAGAATATTTCTTATTGCTCTATTTGATCAGAGATAGTGATATGGAgaattctaaaaattctaaaGTTGGTGATCCTAAATCTAATGCTAAAGCATGCACCAAATCTGAACTAATGACATTGGTAAAGCTACCACCATCAATAACTATCTTGCATACCTTGTCTTGAATTTTGCACTCTGACTGGAACACATTATACCGCTGCCCCTTTACTTCAATATGAGGACCATCACTCTGAGTTTCTTGGGCTAGCAAAGATAAACCATGATTCGGAGCATTATCAAGTGGTATTAGTTTCTGGGTTGCTCACGATACATCAGAATATTTCTTACTGCTCTATTTGATCAGAGCTACCGATATGCAgaattctaaaaattctaaaGTTGGTGATCCTAAATCTAATGAGGGAGGTTTAGAAGAGTTTCCTGAAGTGCCACATCCTGTTTATGATGCTAAATTGCAACAAGAAGTTAGGGATGGGATGAGTGCTACATGTCAGTATTTGGAGAATCACATGGACCGTGGTTTTGTTGATCTAAAAAAGACAATTGCAGAGCTTGTTGATCGCCTACCTTGTCCACAGCGTGATGCACATGCTGCTTGGTATCGCCATTCTCCTGATCGCTACGCGTATGATGCAGGTGATGAGAGTCCAGGGCTGCAATCTGATGGTGCTGATTATTATCTTCTTCCTCGACACCCTCCTCATCGACATGATGCTCACATGCATCGGCTTGCTAGAGATGTTGATCGTGCTAACCGTGATAGCAATACAGTTAGTCGTGCTGTTCATGTTCCATTTGATGATGGGCTTGGTAAGCTAAAAATTTCCATACCATCTTTTTCTGGTTCGGGTGTGCCGAAGATTATTTGGAGTGGGCAATGCGTTGTGATCAAATTTTTTATAGCTATAATTATTCTGAGGACAGGAAAGTACGTGTTGCATCCATTGAGTTTACTAGATATGCTTTGACTTGGTGGAATTCTTTGTGTCGTGCTGGAGGTCGTCCACACACTTGGCAATATATGAAGGATATTATGCATCGTCGTTTTATGCCTGCATATTTTATTAGAACCTTGTATACTCGTTTGCAACGACTTGAGCAAGGTAATCTTAGTGTGGATGCATACTACAAAGAGATGGAGCTACTAATGATCCGTATGGGTGTGAAAGAAGATGAGGATGCCACAACATCTCGTTTTATTCGTGGCCTAAATTTGGATGTGCAAGAGCGTGTTGAAACTGCACATTACTATGATATGCTGAGCTTGGTTCATGTTGCACATAGGGTGGAACAACAATTGAAAGCTCGTCGTGCTTCTGGACGTTCTCGCTCTTTTCTGCATGATGATGGTTGTGGTGCTGCTACTAAATCAGTTTCCTTCAAGCCAAATACTCTATCTAAAGATGTGTCAAAATCTACTGCTGGTTCGGTGACTAAAGTTCCATCGAAGGCTGAATCTTCCGTTGTAGCTTCATATTCTACAAAGGAGTGTTATACTTGTGGGGCTAGAGGACATCTTAGAAAGGATTGTCCTAATCAAAAGAAGGTACTGATGACAAAACAAGGCTATGTTTCTAATAGTCTTTCTGAAAAGTCAACAAATGAATCTATTTATGAAGCCCATGCTTGTGATGGCTACCCTGATATCGATGATGATGCTCCGAATCATGGTTTATCTTTGCTAGCCCAAGAAACTCAGAGTGATGGTCCTCATATTGAAGTAAAGGGCAGCGGTATAATGTGTTCCAGTCAGAGTGCAAAATTCAAGACAAGGTATGCAAGCTAGTTATTGATGGTGGTAGCTTTACCAATGCCATTACTTCAAATTTGGTGCATGCTTTAGCATTGTCTATGTGGAGGCTTCCGACACCACGTTATATGCAATGGTTGAA harbors:
- the LOC117850978 gene encoding NAC domain-containing protein 83, producing the protein MEVAKETVTKPRLPPGFRFRPTDEELVVHYLRRRALSSPLPAAVDIPDVRILAHDPSDLLPPGWSEQERYFFTCKEAKYVKGRRANRATGAGYWKATGKEKPVAVAVPAPASKGGQGQAQAVLVGMKRSLVFYRGKPPTGSKTDWVMHEYRLAGAGLAPCRRAAVQPDGGDAAAANADVSRPAEGWVLCRVFRKKGSASANAAAAAPASPADEGSDGEAEEGGGRAFIDFFARADARQRQRRASSPVVSSSCLTDASHEQHGREQETTSRGRGGALP